One stretch of Methanobacterium veterum DNA includes these proteins:
- a CDS encoding PIN domain-containing protein, giving the protein MILEVAVATDSILFTADKGLRDKAVSIKQPVIYIPPKFQKGIKKLAER; this is encoded by the coding sequence ATGATTCTGGAAGTTGCTGTAGCCACAGATTCAATTCTTTTTACTGCAGATAAAGGTTTGAGGGATAAAGCTGTTTCAATTAAACAGCCTGTTATTTATATCCCTCCTAAGTTTCAAAAAGGGATCAAAAAGCTTGCTGAAAGATAG
- a CDS encoding DHH family phosphoesterase, with protein MIKTCLECKGKGHKVLSYKVCESCHGSGVKSEVDVKKHVKGISKGAMERFDLGEEHEVPCDVCKGKGEVEVTETCEECGGKGEINVCKKCGKTIESGDYCKGCEVKEKVYALHPSCDINDLELGSHYKGKVTRVEDWGIFVSLSKKGYGLVRGRMLGHDVGDEVIVKVIDIKKAKGEVDLTLSNLKGKYELVKLRKNIARTPIGEITKKSVKKSVRIVGEVIQIQQTSGPTIFTISDETSTTWVAAFDEPGIRVYPHINIGDIVEVLGEVSIHSGKIQIESESIEKLHGKESLEARRLIDEAIDEKAMPETTEILIESEVLDKLRGRMANAAKAIRRAIFDGRSILVRHHADADGICAGVAIEKAVIPLIREINPGSDAEWHFFKRAPSKAPFYEIEDVVKDLSFSLEDMERHGQKLPLIVLLDNGSTEEDIVALIKAKIYDIEIVVVDHHYPGEVENERVAVDDYVDVHVNPYLVGGNSEITAGALAYEVAKMINPEVKESLMHLPGIAAVGDHASSEEAEKYIELAGEKGYTREDLDKIATCVDFEAFYLRFMNGRGIIDTILGLGNYDKHVKLIGALYNESQKRVKNQLRAALPNLKTQKLPNGVIFNVLDVEKYAHKFTYPAPGKTTGYVHDTIVKKYGEENPIITLSFGPDFGVIRATDAVNEKFGFNLNTIVTKLAEGIPEAGIDGGGHECAGSLKYVEGLSKKVLGAFAEEVADLGK; from the coding sequence ATGATTAAAACTTGTTTGGAATGTAAAGGTAAAGGACATAAAGTCCTAAGTTACAAAGTTTGTGAAAGCTGCCATGGAAGCGGCGTAAAAAGTGAAGTAGATGTTAAAAAGCATGTTAAAGGTATTTCAAAAGGGGCGATGGAACGGTTTGATTTAGGAGAAGAACATGAAGTTCCCTGTGATGTCTGTAAAGGTAAAGGGGAAGTTGAAGTAACAGAAACATGCGAAGAATGCGGCGGTAAAGGCGAAATTAATGTCTGTAAAAAATGCGGTAAAACGATAGAATCAGGCGATTACTGCAAAGGCTGCGAAGTTAAAGAGAAAGTATATGCATTACACCCTTCATGTGATATAAATGATCTTGAACTCGGTTCTCACTATAAAGGAAAGGTTACAAGAGTCGAAGATTGGGGAATATTTGTAAGCCTCTCAAAAAAAGGTTATGGCCTAGTTAGAGGACGAATGTTAGGTCATGATGTTGGTGATGAGGTTATTGTTAAAGTAATTGATATTAAAAAGGCCAAAGGAGAAGTTGACCTTACATTATCAAATCTTAAGGGAAAATATGAGCTTGTTAAACTCAGGAAAAATATTGCAAGAACTCCTATTGGTGAAATCACTAAAAAATCAGTCAAAAAATCTGTAAGGATAGTTGGGGAAGTAATTCAGATCCAGCAGACTTCTGGACCTACCATTTTTACAATTTCAGATGAAACCTCCACTACATGGGTAGCTGCATTTGATGAGCCTGGAATTAGAGTATATCCTCACATAAACATTGGGGATATTGTTGAAGTACTTGGTGAAGTCTCTATTCACAGCGGTAAGATACAGATAGAATCGGAATCAATTGAAAAACTACATGGTAAAGAGTCCCTTGAAGCAAGGAGGCTTATTGATGAGGCAATTGATGAGAAAGCTATGCCTGAAACAACAGAAATCCTGATTGAAAGTGAAGTCCTGGATAAGCTTAGGGGAAGAATGGCTAATGCTGCAAAAGCAATAAGAAGAGCTATTTTCGACGGCAGATCTATCCTTGTAAGACACCATGCAGATGCAGATGGGATATGTGCAGGGGTTGCAATTGAAAAGGCAGTAATTCCTTTAATAAGAGAAATAAATCCTGGCAGTGATGCAGAATGGCATTTCTTCAAGAGAGCTCCAAGTAAAGCTCCTTTCTATGAGATAGAAGATGTAGTAAAGGACCTTTCATTCTCACTTGAGGATATGGAAAGACACGGCCAAAAATTGCCTTTAATAGTTCTCCTTGATAACGGGTCCACTGAAGAAGATATTGTGGCGCTTATAAAGGCTAAGATCTACGATATTGAAATTGTAGTTGTTGACCACCACTATCCTGGTGAAGTGGAAAATGAAAGGGTAGCTGTGGATGATTACGTGGACGTACACGTGAATCCTTACCTTGTTGGTGGCAACTCTGAGATAACAGCAGGGGCACTTGCATATGAAGTGGCAAAAATGATAAATCCTGAAGTTAAGGAAAGCTTAATGCATTTACCGGGTATTGCTGCAGTTGGAGACCATGCAAGCTCGGAGGAAGCTGAAAAGTACATAGAACTTGCCGGAGAAAAAGGTTATACAAGGGAAGATCTTGATAAAATTGCAACATGTGTCGATTTTGAGGCATTTTATCTGAGGTTCATGAACGGTAGAGGTATTATAGATACAATCCTGGGCCTTGGAAATTATGATAAACATGTAAAGCTCATAGGGGCGCTTTACAATGAATCTCAAAAGAGAGTTAAAAACCAGCTTAGAGCGGCACTTCCTAATCTTAAAACCCAAAAACTCCCTAATGGAGTAATATTCAACGTTTTAGATGTTGAAAAATATGCTCATAAGTTCACTTATCCTGCCCCTGGTAAAACTACAGGTTATGTGCATGATACAATTGTTAAAAAGTATGGGGAAGAAAATCCAATTATAACACTTTCTTTTGGCCCTGATTTTGGAGTTATAAGGGCAACAGATGCTGTAAATGAAAAATTTGGATTTAATTTGAATACCATTGTTACAAAACTCGCAGAAGGAATTCCTGAAGCAGGGATAGACGGCGGCGGCCACGAATGTGCTGGATCACTCAAGTACGTTGAGGGGTTATCCAAAAAAGTGCTTGGGGCTTTTGCAGAAGAAGTTGCCGACCTTGGTAAATAA
- the rbr gene encoding rubrerythrin: MQKTMENLAKAFIGESQARNRYTLYSKVAKKEGYEQLAEIFLITADNEREHAKWLMKMIQGLKAESGEPLEEIVVESAAAPVIYGTTVENLKSAIAGEHYENSEMYPEFANTAEKEGFIDISDRLFAIGYAEVHHEERYRKFLEQIEAGTLYKKDKEVEWTCRKCGHVYIGTEPPEKCPSCDHPAKYFEIKCEQY; encoded by the coding sequence ATGCAAAAAACAATGGAAAATTTAGCAAAGGCCTTTATTGGTGAAAGTCAAGCAAGGAATAGATATACTTTATATTCTAAAGTTGCAAAAAAAGAGGGGTACGAACAACTGGCTGAAATTTTCCTCATTACTGCAGATAATGAAAGAGAGCATGCTAAATGGTTAATGAAAATGATCCAGGGTTTAAAAGCAGAAAGTGGAGAACCTCTTGAAGAAATTGTAGTTGAATCCGCTGCCGCACCTGTTATCTATGGGACAACAGTAGAAAACCTTAAATCAGCAATTGCAGGAGAACATTATGAAAATTCTGAAATGTATCCTGAATTTGCGAATACTGCAGAAAAAGAAGGGTTTATAGATATAAGTGACAGATTATTTGCAATTGGTTATGCAGAAGTACATCATGAGGAAAGATATCGAAAATTTTTAGAACAAATAGAAGCAGGTACCCTTTACAAGAAAGATAAGGAAGTAGAATGGACCTGTAGAAAATGTGGACATGTATATATTGGAACAGAGCCTCCAGAAAAATGTCCATCGTGTGATCATCCGGCAAAATACTTTGAAATTAAATGTGAACAATATTAA
- a CDS encoding desulfoferrodoxin, with product MTEQNQVYRCNICGNIVDVLHAGAGKLVCCGQEMQLLEEKINDSGSEKHVPVVEKTDNGIKVKIGSIPHPMEENHFIEWIEIATDGRVYRKMLKPGDKPEAEFEIDLESVNVINAREYCSIHGLWKSV from the coding sequence ATGACAGAACAAAATCAGGTTTACAGGTGCAATATCTGCGGAAATATCGTTGATGTCCTTCATGCAGGTGCAGGGAAACTAGTATGCTGCGGACAGGAAATGCAGTTGCTTGAAGAAAAAATCAATGATTCAGGGTCTGAAAAACATGTTCCAGTAGTTGAAAAAACAGATAATGGAATTAAGGTTAAGATAGGTTCAATTCCACACCCTATGGAAGAAAATCATTTTATAGAATGGATAGAAATAGCTACAGATGGTAGAGTTTATAGAAAAATGCTTAAACCAGGCGATAAACCAGAAGCTGAATTTGAAATTGATTTAGAAAGTGTAAATGTAATCAATGCCAGGGAATATTGTAGTATCCATGGATTATGGAAATCAGTTTAA